The Triticum dicoccoides isolate Atlit2015 ecotype Zavitan chromosome 6A, WEW_v2.0, whole genome shotgun sequence genome has a window encoding:
- the LOC119315004 gene encoding bZIP transcription factor 11-like encodes MASSSGSGSTGSLSTAAAMAMAAASGTEEEMRALMEQRRAKRMLSNRESARRSRMRKQRHLDDLAAQAAHLRRENAHVAAALGLTARGLQAVDAENAVLRTQAAELAARLHSLNDIIACMSASNNTAAAVALTVAAAATATTTDPFLGGFDGASLDDYLFRSSPEMFMFPALQS; translated from the coding sequence ATGGCGTCCTCCAGCGGGAGCGGGAGCACGGGCTCGCTGTcgacggcggcggccatggcgatggcggCCGCGTCGGGCACGGAGGAGGAGATGCGGGCGCTCATGGAGCAGCGCCGGGCCAAGCGGATGCTCTCCAACCGGGAGTCGGCGCGCCGCTCGCGGATGCGCAAGCAGCGCCACCTCGACGACCTCGCCGCGCAGGCGGCGCACCTGCGCCGCGAGAACGCGCACGTCGCCGCCGCGCTCGGCCTCACCGCGCGGGGCCTCCAGGCCGTCGACGCCGAGAACGCCGTCCTCCGCACCCAGGCCGCCGAGCTCGCCGCGCGCCTCCACTCGCTCAACGACATCATCGCCTGCATGAGCGCCAGCAAcaacaccgccgccgccgtcgcgctcACCGTCGCCGCAgcagccaccgccaccaccaccgaccCATTCCTCGGCGGCTTCGACGGCGCGTCGCTCGACGACTACCTCTTCAGATCCTCCCCCGAGATGTTCATGTTCCCAGCCCTGCAAAGCTAG